A section of the Triplophysa dalaica isolate WHDGS20190420 chromosome 8, ASM1584641v1, whole genome shotgun sequence genome encodes:
- the tmem41aa gene encoding transmembrane protein 41A-A, with amino-acid sequence MRSLLGLIAVIVTTTFYLYILSSYLPPGPQLPKHNHEENTEKSSGDDNQQSGETSSFRLKFPSDLEELKELSVLLQFYKTEHTGYVLLLFCSAYLYKQAFAIPGSSFLNILAGALFGTWYGLLLACLLTTVGATLCFLLSQAFGKQHIVRLFPDKVAMLQKKVEENRSSLFFFLLFLRFFPMSPNWFLNMASPILNIPVTLFFMAVFIGLIPYNFICVHTGSMLSDISSLDDLFSWAVVFRLLLIACVALLPGALIRKYSSQHLHLHDLKPNGLNQDKKHK; translated from the exons ATGCGTTCGCTACTTGGGTTGATCGCTGTGATAGTGACAACTACATTCTACCTTTACATACTGTCATCTTATCTCCCCCCCGGACCTCAGCTACCTAAGCACAATCATGAAGAAAACACGGAGAAATCTTCTGGAGATGACAACCAGCAAAGTGGAGAGACTTCGTCCTTCAG GTTGAAGTTCCCATCAGACCTGGAAGAACTTAAGGAGTTGTCCGTGCTGTTGCAGTTTTATAAGACAGAGCACACTGGATATGTGCTGTTACTCTTCTGCAGTGCCTACCTCTACAAGCAGGCTTTTGCCATACCCGGTTCTTCTTTTTTA AACATTTTGGCTGGGGCCTTGTTCGGGACATGGTATGGTCTTCTGCTGGCCTGTCTTCTCACTACAGTAGGTGCCACTCTCTGTTTTCTCTTGTCCCAGGCATTTGGCAAACAGCACATTGTGAGACTCTTCCCTGATAAAGTGGCCATGCTGCAAAAGAAG gtTGAAGAAAACCGAAGtagtttgttttttttccttcttttcctGCGATTCTTTCCCATGAGTCCAAACTGGTTCTTAAACATGGCATCTCCAATACTGAACATTCCGGTCACTCTTTTCTTCATGGCTGTTTTCATTG GCCTGATTCCATACAACTTCATCTGTGTCCATACTGGCTCAATGCTGTCTGACATATCCTCTCTGGATGACTTGTTCTCCTGGGCTGTGGTGTTTCGGTTGCTTCTTATTGCCTGTGTTGCACTGTTACCGGGAGCTCTCATACGTAAATACAGTAGCCAACATCTACACCTGCATGACCTCAAGCCTAATGGACTCAACCAAGACAAGAAGCACAAATAA